A window of the Dyadobacter pollutisoli genome harbors these coding sequences:
- a CDS encoding Lrp/AsnC family transcriptional regulator produces MQPDATDRKILDLLQKNSQLTIKEIASQINLSVTPVHERIRKLEKEGFIDKYVCLLNRRKLGKALVVYCNVTLDKQRKESFEDFNQAIVNMSEVLECSVVSGNFDYMLKVVVEDGEAYNQFYQHKLSALKSVLHISSYFVISEIKYTTGIAVV; encoded by the coding sequence ATGCAACCTGACGCTACAGACCGGAAAATTCTGGATCTGCTTCAAAAGAATTCGCAGCTGACTATCAAGGAAATAGCCAGCCAGATTAATCTTTCGGTGACGCCAGTACACGAGCGGATACGAAAGCTGGAAAAGGAGGGGTTTATTGATAAGTATGTTTGCTTGCTCAACCGTAGAAAATTAGGGAAGGCGCTGGTCGTTTATTGCAATGTTACCCTTGACAAACAACGCAAGGAAAGCTTTGAGGACTTTAACCAGGCCATCGTCAACATGAGCGAGGTACTGGAATGCTCGGTGGTTTCGGGTAATTTCGATTACATGCTCAAAGTAGTGGTCGAAGATGGGGAAGCATACAACCAATTTTACCAGCACAAACTTTCTGCTCTGAAAAGTGTGTTACACATCAGCAGTTATTTTGTAATTTCCGAAATCAAATATACCACAGGGATTGCTGTCGTTTAA